The following proteins are co-located in the Eublepharis macularius isolate TG4126 chromosome 5, MPM_Emac_v1.0, whole genome shotgun sequence genome:
- the MMP9 gene encoding matrix metalloproteinase-9, whose translation MGLACLAPFLLGLLSLGCPTWAVPLQTHEPVVISFPGELVSEVTDVELANRYLQRFGYFQETEMAGGGSQVTLASALKKMQRQLGLKETGQLDPPTIDAMRAPRCGVPDVGGFQTFQGDLKWDHTDITYQVLNYSPDLDPSIIEDAFERAFKVWSDVTPLTFTRKESGEVDIEIRFGTGEHGDGYPFDGKDGLLAHAFPPGKDRFSGDAHFDDDEFWTLGTGIVVKTSYGNADGALCRFPFVFEGKSYSTCTTEGRSDGRPWCATTANFDQDKLYGFCPSELLYTYGGNSGGDKCVFPFVFDGDSYDGCTTEGRSDGYRWCATTDNFDRDKKYGFCPRRDTAVLGGNSPGELCVFPFTFLGQSYSACTSEGRADGKLWCATTSNYDTDAKWGFCPDRGYSLFLVAAHEFGHSLGLDHSSVQEALMYPMYSYLADFHLHSDDVAGIQSLYGSRTGPSPPTQRPPTQSPEVPIQTTTEPDDTSTSGEDSAVTEFTPVVPTSDACKVHGFDAVTEIKKELYLFKDGQYWTKPAAGTGPIQGPLRIRDTWPALPNVIDAAFQDKLTKKLFFFSGQRFWVYQGARVLGPRSIEKLGIGRDVPRIFGALQRGRGKVHLFSGDKFWRLDIKAERVDKDSPRRTDDVYAGIPLDSQTIFSYQGKFYFCQDPFCWQMTPRLQVDRVGYLKYDVLKCPEE comes from the exons ATGGGGCTAGCCTGCCTGGCTCCCttcctcctggggctgctgtcCCTGGGCTGCCCCACTTGGGCTGTCCCGCTCCAGACCCACGAGCCAGTCGTCATCTCCTTCCCTGGGGAGCTGGTCAGTGAGGTGACGGATGTGGAGCTGGCAAAC CGCTACCTCCAGCGTTTTGGCTATTTCCAAGAGACGGAGATGGCCGGAGGCGGCAGTCAGGTGACTCTGGCCTCTGCCCTCAAGAAGATGCAGCGGCAGCTGGGCCTGAAGGAGACGGGGCAGCTGGACCCCCCCACCATTGATGCCATGCGAGCGCCTCGCTGCGGAGTTCCAGACGTTGGCGGCTTCCAGACTTTCCAGGGGGACCTCAAGTGGGACCACACGGACATCACCTACCA AGTGCTGAACTACTCGCCTGATCTGGACCCCTCCATCATCGAGGACGCCTTCGAAAGGGCCTTCAAGGTGTGGAGCGATGTGACCCCCCTCACCTTCACGCGCAAGGAGAGCGGGGAGGTCGACATCGAGATCCGCTTCGGGACTGGAG AACACGGCGACGGCTACCCCTTTGACGGCAAAGACGGGCTGCTGGCCCACGCCTTCCCCCCGGGCAAAGACCGGTTCAGCGGAGACGCCCACTTCGACGACGACGAGTTCTGGACTCTGGGCACCGGGATCG TGGTGAAGACCTCCTACGGGAACGCCGACGGGGCCCTCTGCCGCTTCCCCTTTGTCTTCGAGGGCAAGTCCTACTCCACCTGCACCACAGAGGGGCGCTCCGACGGCCGGCCCTGGTGCGCCACCACAGCCAACTTCGACCAGGACAAGCTCTACGGGTTCTGCCCCAGTGAAC TGCTCTACACGTACGGAGGGAACAGCGGCGGCGACAAGTGCGTCTTCCCCTTCGTCTTCGACGGTGACTCGTACGACGGCTGCACCACAGAGGGGCGCTCCGACGGCTACCGCTGGTGCGCCACCACCGACAACTTCGACCGCGACAAGAAATACGGCTTCTGCCCCCGCCGAG ACACCGCCGTGCTCGGCGGGAACTCCCCGGGCGAGCTGTGCGTCTTCCCCTTCACCTTCCTGGGCCAGTCGTACAGCGCCTGCACCTCCGAGGGACGCGCCGACGGGAAGCTCTGGTGCGCCACCACCAGCAACTACGACACCGACGCCAAGTGGGGCTTCTGCCCGGACAGAG GGTACAGCCTCTTCCTGGTCGCTGCTCACGAGTTTGGCCACTCACTGGGCTTGGACCACTCCAGTGTGCAGGAGGCCCTGATGTATCCCATGTACAGCTACCTGGCGGATTTCCACCTGCACTCAGACGACGTGGCCGGCATCCAGTCCCTCTATG GTTCCAGGACTGGGCCCAGCCCCCCCACTCAGAGGCCCCCCACTCAAAGCCCAGAGGTCCCCATCCAAACCACCACGGAGCCTGATGACACGTCCACCTCAGGCGAGGACAGTGCTGTGACAGAGTTCACCCCCGTGGTACCCACCAGTGATGCCTGCAAAGTCCACGGCTTTGATGCAGTGACTGAGATCAAGAAGGAACTGTACCTCTTCAAGGACGG gcaATACTGGACGAAGCCCGCAGCAGGAACTGGGCcgatccaaggccctctgcggaTCCGGGACACTTGGCCAGCCCTCCCCAATGTGATTGATGCGGCCTTCCAGGACAAGCTGACCAAGAAGCTCTTCTTCTTCTCCG GCCAGCGCTTCTGGGTGTACCAGGGGGCAAGAGTTTTGGGCCCACGGAGCATCGAGAAGCTGGGCATTGGCAGAGACGTGCCGAGAATCTTTGGGGCTCTGCAGCGAGGCCGTGGCAAAGTCCATCTCTTCAGTGGAGACAAGTTCTGGAG GCTGGACATCAAAGCTGAGCGGGTGGATAAAGACTCCCCTCGCCGCACGGATGATGTCTATGCTGGGATCCCTCTTGACTCTCAGACTATCTTCTCATACCAAG GCAAGTTCTACTTCTGCCAGGACCCCTTCTGCTGGCAAATGACACCCCGCCTCCAAGTGGACCGGGTGGGCTACCTGAAGTATGATGTCCTGAAGTGTCCTGAAGAGTAG